Below is a window of Cydia strobilella chromosome 8, ilCydStro3.1, whole genome shotgun sequence DNA.
tataatattaaacaatgtcaataaaatatacaacatacaaaataaaatgtcatgacagtcaattaaaattataaaaattcaaaaattgcctAGCAGTTCTGTACAAATGTGCTAAACGGCGAACATGTCAGCGTCTACATACTGAGTGAGCATTATGATTCAacttacacaatataatttttagaaaTCAGTGATACGCATCCCTCTTTTGTTCCATTAGAACAGGTGGAATCTAACAAATATTTActgaactaaataaaataagtcaAACATATAGGGACCCCATACTGTAGGTTAttcaaaaaggagtgtacaggtttttaaacagtCGGCAAGTGCATGTTATATctagtgttgcaggtgtccataggaTAGGCCACGGTgactgtttaccatcaggcgggccgtatccTTGTTAGCCACCaacatggtataaaaaaaataacacccCTCCTTTAAGCATTGGGGCAACCGTAAAAATCTCCTCGCTTCAGGCAAACTCTGCTtcattcggctcagcattgctccgagcaattattagggttggcataacttgacgtccctttgcgtgtacaaccacagataagataatgacctgaattttgacacacctaaatagccgaaagggatggTGCCATATATTAGCCTTAGACCTTAGACCTTGAAccactgtcaaacttcggttttgtacaagggcctgacactctttgatagagaaagatagtcttattgcgattcctataattccttatcactgaccgggttttttttcatggtcgggttgtggcagcataggtaggaggcgatggcgaaataccgaaatttataagagtgaaagagaaaaaggattatgctgccatacattaacctatcaatacatgaatatgtctttctcttacccctggtcgctcggtttcatgtctataactactatactatgtctatggttttgtaggaagcttttttctgtatggtagtactattatttattctgtatcGAAAGCGGGGCATGAATACCAGTGGCTCTGGCTTTAAACTCCTTGTATTTATAGGGTAGTTGCATTTGACCCATAGTTGCAATTGCCCGGGTTGACATTAATCTTTAACAAAACTAATATATACACAAACACATCTGAAAAAACTACAATGGCAGCTCTGGGATCTTGCTTTCAAAATATATGCAAATTATGGCAATAAAGATGATTCATGCACAAGTTTATAATGAACAAACTAAAAATGACGCTAGAATAAACTTAGCAGTCGCAAATGTTAAGTTTAAATCTCAGaattattattctgaggtttaAATCACTTACAGCGGCTTTCACCAAATATCAATCCTATTGACAGCTCCACCTCTGATGTCACCACCCGCATAACTTAATGGGACTCCAGTGAATCATTACAAGCCTATaagaatttaaatgtcggtgcCTTACcttatttgttatccgtagatTAGAAAATGTGCACCATTTTAAACCAACTTATTCGATAAATTGCCACAAGAACGTGGCACAAAACTAATAACGGGAATGGGAAAAAAGTGTGAAAAACAATCGATGATTACGGCAAATAAACTTCTCCGATATTTCAGAATTGAGTTAAGACACTTAAGATAATAAGTTGCTCTATGTTGCAATAAAATCTCAAgttattgctgttatttttaaaatgtgaatCAAAATATGCGAAAAATCAATCGGCCGTATTGGTAGATTAGTACGGTACGACATATATGTATTTTGGGAGAAGACATGAATGTTGCCAGTTGCCACTATAATAATTTCATTATCCTTATTGTTTCTTAAAAgttaaaagcgtgttaaaattTAGGTTCCTACAGTCtaacaaaaaagagtagaaattaaaaagtggcaacactgtagtgtcgtccctttcaaatcaatctaagcaaaacgggacgacactacagtgttgccactttttaatttctactcttttttgccagactgtaatcATGGATTATAAGATACCGCTGCCAAAGTTTATGtacgtttattttatagtatataAGGTTATGATTAATTTTGAACAAATTATGTTCGTCAATTTACTAAAACACATAAAATTACAGTTTGTCATTGTTGTTTTTCGTAATggtaatgtaatttaaaaaaatagaacgcGTTTTGAAATCAAATCATGtgctaaaaatatgtattttctttaaataaatgtaatacattttaataaaaatataagtaataaacaaaatattgtgTGCATTCTGTGGTTAAGTAAATCGACATTATTATTTGAGCtttataatttcaaaaataatgaaAGACAGGCGTTGACATTCTGAAGAGAACCAACATATGGTAAGGTATTTGAACTGTCCTTTGTATCAAATTCGAcctctttattatttaattattggtTTTTGGCAATTTCAAAAAACTCCGTCGTTTTCCGTCGTACATAAATTCacttaaaatatattgattcATTCATAGTTGTTTATTAGTAGATATATTTGGTTATTTTCATTCCGGATTTTACCCGCCATTGTGATTTCATATCCGAGTCACGTGACTGACATCTACACTACACAAACCACAAACCTAACCACAGTTTTGGGAAATGGCTGACGATAAAGAAGTGGAAAAAACGATCGCAGAGGACTTGGTTGTGACCAAGTATAAACTTGCCGGACAAATTGTGAACCGTAAGTTGATCGTGCAGTGAAGTTTTCTGTGGAATGTTACTGGGACCCTCGATTGTGCTATGGGTGCTCGAGTGGTTGAAACCGACGCGTGTCATGTCATCGCCATGCGGGCAATTTGCCGAGTCCGTCGAGATCGTTAAGGTTCTTGGCACATTCCTGACTTAATCTCTTATTAGTACTAAGCCCTTTTGGTCTCTTGCAGGTGTTCTAGAGCAAGTTCTTGCAAAATGCGTGCCGGACGCGTCTGCGCGAGAGATTTGCGAGTTCGGAGACAAGACTATCCTTGATGAGACCTCAAAGGTGTTCAAGAAGGAGAAAGACTCCAAAAAAGGCATCGCATTCCCAACATGCGTGTCGGTAAACAACTGTATATGTCACTTCTCACCCATCCCTAGTGAAACTGACTACATTCTGAAACAGGGTGATTTGGTGAAAGTGTAAGTTGGCTTCTTTTgatacatattaataataattgctTCGATAAGGATTTCTAATCATATTGCCTAATTACAACTTACCAGTGTGATTATGAAATATTCAGCAAACAactttattttaagaatataAGTTGTGGCAATCTACACAAATATCTTAGATTAATTTACATTCTGTTATTACAGAAtggtaatatgtatgtacactTTAATTAAAATGAACTTTTAATGCAAATCTCTAAAAAACACCACTTTTATTTGAGTAAGTTTATTaatgtagtttattttatagtcatatatatatatagtcttgGTTACAAATTCATTTTAGCACTGCACCTATCTTTCTGGTTTAAGctattggttgactggtagagaatgccttaaggcattaagtccgcaaGGCATTTGTACCTTTATGTAtgttgcaataaagattaaataaataaataaacttttgcAAGTTATCATCATAATCATGATCCAAATGTGACAATAATCAATAATACCTGATTCGAATTGCCAATTTTGTTGAAATCAAAATTGCTAAACATGTGACATCACACCAGGGGGAGGGGTTTgacaaatgtgaccaagtgtgacaaggaggggtcaaaaaacctagaaattcgtgtgacgtaattaatggattacCCCTTATGGTGCTACTCATCAGGGCCTTTAAGATGATATGTCTAATTTTTCTATCTAGCAAACTTTATGTTAGAATTTAACTGTAATAGCAAAAAAATGAAAAGTAAAAATTAGACACAAAGGCCTCCAAGTACCTGAAGGTGGTGCAGCTGCTGTTATATGTTCCTGGCCTTCGCGCATAGAGtaaagagtgacagagatagcaCTATTGTTTGGGATTTCGTGCTATATGGGCGAAGCATGGTGGGATTTGATGGATTAAAATTTGTGGAAACAATTCTTACAATCTTTAAAACTAGTTGATTCATTTGGTGaataaattgtaattgaatAACTCATTATTTCACAGAGATTTGGGTGCACACATAGAGGGCTTCATTGCAGTAGTGGCACACACCGTCTGCGTGGGAGTTGGTGAGGTGACTGGCCGTGCCGCGGATGTTCTCCTAGCTGCTCATTATGCAAGTGAAGCTGCTTTGAGATTGCTACGACCAGACAATGAGGtaatattttcaaatttattatacCCATGGCAATGTTTAGCATTGTAGGCAAGTTTAaagtacatttttagggttccgtacccaaagggtaaaaatgggaccctattaccaagactccgctgtctgtctgtcaccaggctgtatctcatgaactgtgatagctagagagttgaaattttcacagatgatgtatttctgttgctctataacaacaaatactaaaatcagaataaaataagtatttaagtggggctcccatacaacaaacgtgatcttttgccgtttttttgcgtaatggtacggaacccttcgtgcgcgagtccgactcgcacttggccggcgcAATTTCTGAGACCCAAAACAACAACATGGCACTAAAATGGGATAACTTTAAATGTTTATACTCTAGCTCTACTTCTTGGAAGTTttccaattagaaatgaaattatctctattaaatttaaacatgCCAAAATTCTAAACCCTTAAGTTGACAATGTTTGCCCTGACAAACATAACCCttgattcaatatacgcgatataatccgttttcatatatttcatatttaatataatgtcaCATTAATTAGCTATGGCCATTGGCTACATTATAATAATTGCAAAGAATAGTTTCACTACCAATATCCTATTGTTAATTCAGTTAAGGTCAATGAACTGCCATGTAGGCAGATGTGTAGTCCATAGTAATGAGTTTTTGTGTACACAGCTGGTGGTCTTTTgtcaacatattttatttttattgtaactttTTACTGCAAATAAAACCCGTTCAGCCATTACACTAAAGTTTTCTAGCATAGAAGTTGGATACTGGAGTTTACGTGAAAACTAAGCAAAACATtccttttaatttttagtaaatAGTTAAACCACACACAttgtacattttataaatacctactcaGAAATTAACTACAAAGCATTTGTTATGCAATACCTACacgtaatgtacctacctacgtgatcttgaaaaatatttttaatgtttacaaTTTATGCAGCACTTGCAGAGACATGCAATGCATAAATTGTTAGTTCAGTTGCACCTATAGTTTCTCGTTTAGGTTTACCTGAGTTTTATGCAATTATATAGTTTTTTGTAGGCCACACTGgtaactaatttttattttttttactttcatctACCAACGGCATTCTTAGCCATAATCAGATTGTATGTAATAAACTTCTGGTACTGGTGAAACTAGTagctaaatgtaaaaaaaaactaaattataataaacaatactATACTGTATTGTGAactgattataaattataagggtgtcacaaattaaaaataattagtccCTGAATTCTTTCCAAGTATGTCGACAATGACATGCTTGGCAGTTCTCAGGGGACAGGAACTGTATAATTTCTACCgggaaataattattgtatcttggtttacttatacatacaatacaatggaATTAATTGACCTCAAAGGGATCTCATTTAAAAGGTCATGATCTAAAGCTTATGTATTATGCAGACGAAAACAGCAAATGATTCCTTTACACATAATAAAGTTCAGATTCCTTTAACttgtaatgtttgtatgtatgcaTGTTCAGGTCAAATCTCTAAATTAGTCCCACTTCCCAGTATTTGATTcagctgaaacttcacatacctATGTAATGTAAGTTGGTGAAtagaataattcatttattcatggcaaactacatttcattatatatgtatattatatatgtattacaaagaaaaagtatatttaaaacaaaaagtatatagtttaccacgaaatggtcccccctcagcataatgctaaccctaaagtcagcgctggtcttccggcgaTTATGGAACATCAATACACCATTAGACTTCCTAACAATGAACTATCATTCCAGAATTACGCGGTAACTGATGCTGTCCAGAAGATCTCAGCAGAATTTGGCTGCAAGCCCGTAGAGGGCATGCTGTCGCACCAGCTGAAACAGTTCCGCATCGACGGAGAGAAGAGCATCATTCAGAACCCCTCGGAAGCGCAGCGCAAGGAGCATGAGAAGTGCACACTTGAGACCTATGACGTGTACGCCATGGATGTCCTGGTTTCCACGGGAGAGGGtgttgtaagttttttttattttattatagagaaaaaaaatatagtcagcatcaaacaTAACCAAACAAACAGAGATTGaggtggccaaatatatcgtaaatgCGCAACACACCTTTATTACTGGCATATTGCCaccactatctatttgatgctggcTGCACAGGGCTGTAGTCGCACATCTACTTCAACTGACAAGTTCAAGCTATAATTTTAAACGTTACTTACAGTTTCCACCCCTACTACTAAGAACTTTGTGATTATTGTCCTATTTCTTTGACATTCGATCGATATAGGACCGTTTCATTTCATCATCAACCTGATCATATGCATGTATAAACCTCTCAACTATAATACTGATATGAATTTACTATATTACTTTAGTGTACATGCCATTTCCTAACAACctaagttttattataaaaaaaaaacaaggcaaAAACAATTAGTCCCTGAATTCTTTCCAAGTATGTCAACAATGATATGCTTGGCAGTTCTCAGGGCAAAATAACTGTATAATTTCTACCGGGAAACACTTATTGTTTCTGGGTTTacttatacatacaaatacaatacaatgttagTTATTAACAGACCTTATATGGATCTTAGGTAAAATATCAAGTAGTATTGAGCACATAATAATTCTTATAGTAATAGTTTTTGCACAGAAAATGATTTTGTAATGGTAGAATccgaaacaagaaaaaaacaatttcatctTCATCCATCATCGACCTTGAATTGAATGCAAGAAGGTTCGTAAATATACGCACCTTTGTAGGCAACATAACAACAGCAACACAACATAACAGCAGCAGCAACATAATAACGCGAGCTATGCGCTACGGACCATACTATTGAGAAATATTTATTGAGACTTATGAGAATGAAAATGAGGATGAGGCACACGGACACGAAGAACATGAACTAGAACTCTAGTGACGTAACGTGACGTGTTCTAACGCGTCACCCGCCTTTCTTAACTTCGTTCCAACGTGTTCCACGACActcaaccatttttttttattacagggTCGTGAAATGGACACGCGGTGTACGATATACAAGAAGACCGAGGAGATATATCAGTTGAAACTGAAGGCATCTAGAATGTTCTACAGTGAGGTTAGTGAcctgttgtttttttatgtgctatgagtaattagttaattacaCTTTGTATCGTAATATAATTTGTGTTTCTTACAAAAAACTGAGCCCAGATGTTCTTTAACTTCTATTGGTCAAAAGTCATTGAAAAGAGATCGTTAGTAGGGATAAGCTTGCCATTAAAGTATGAAggttataataaaatgtaattctaTAGGTGACCAATTTTGtatatagtttttaatttatttaaatgtgtattttatttttactattagcGACATTTATCTTCTttaggttaaaattaaaattacagacGTAGCTCATTGGAAAATAATTCTGATATAAATGATAAATGCCTTTATAAAAAAAGGTCAAATTGATTGAACACTTTGAACCCTCTTCCCTAAACTAAACTGGAATTCACTACCTGCAAATCTATTcacagtccactataacttggatctttttaaatcgagagtgaatagacatcttttaggtaagcatgatccatcctagactgcatcggcacttaccatcaggtaagattgcggtcaaatgcttgcctttttgtaataaaaaaaaaactacgtcaAGTACTTTggcaatttattattattgaacagaATGAATATAACAGTATTGTAATATGTTTGTAGGTACGCAATAAGCACGGGTCCATGCCGTTCAACCTCAGGAGCTTCGACAAGGAGACCAGCGCGAGATTAGGTGTCGTCGAGTGCGTCAACCACAAACTTATCGAGCCTTTCCAGGTTAACATCACATTTTGAATTAAGACTTCAAAGACCAAAAGTTTTCATTATCAGTTCTATTACTGTATTTGTTTTTGCGAATACAACGTACAACATGCCATTCTGTGCCGTGCTTCGGCACGTCTACACGGACCGAGCTGTTTCGCGccgcaatttcctcgcgaggcggctGGTTCTGTATGCACCCGCCTATTTCCCTGAAATCTTTCCAGGCCACATAGTAAATCTGTGCGTTTGGTACAAGCCCAGGgtatattataatgtaatacTTGAGCCAATTTGTTATCTATTAACACATTGTTTCGTAACATTACGACATTCTAGTGCAATAAAGATGGGACGCTTCACAAACCCATATTTTAAATAGCTCTTAAAtcagggttcgaaattatccagataattatagtctttgataattatcccaggtatggatggtactatatttattttctttaaattctttagtaaattttaaaatcacatCTTAGAATCTTTGTATTAGGTTATTATCGAATCGATGATTATCAGGTATAAAAATaacgataattatcaagataattATAATTGATAATTATTCTTTCGAACCCTGTCTTAAATATAACTGCAATGTCACTAGTTTTGAgcattattttcttatttactttcattttgtttaatttttggaATACCAAAGTTGAAGTCTTTTAATTATCTACCCCATTTTATAAGCTTCACAAGTTAACAGGTGTAAAACGGCGTTTGACATGCGCTTGACAAATGGCGAGGGGTATTTTGGTTGTAACACTGACGCTTTAGACTTGTAAAATGGTAACTTACAGCTTTGTGAAATGCACCCCGACTTCCacttaatacatattaataGTGACAGGGATTTTTATGAATGCATTAGGTCCTGTACGAGCGGCCCGGCGAGCTGGTGGCGCAGTTCAAGTTCACGGCGCTGCTGCTGCCGGGCGGCACGCACCGCATCACCGGCCTGCCCTTCGACAAGGCCGGCTGCAAGAGCGAGCGCGCGGTCAAGGACCCCGAGCTCCAGGTCAGTGCTTACTGCTTGCCGAACAAAACTAAACCTTATCTACTTGTAATAACGTTACTAAATGTCAGCTAATGGCGGCGTGAAATACCAAAATATAAGTTTTGAAACTAGAGTGAAAAGACTTTCAGGGGGTGACATTTGATTTTTACCTCAGTTCCTGTAGCCAGAAAGAATGCAATAGAGGTTCATAGGatcctattttttatttatactgctttaaaattaatttgacgttctgcaatatttttttgtaatacaaaattaatctcTACTTTCTGCGCGCTTTGACATTGTGTGTAAGACATTGCAggcaaatacaaaaataaaataaatctcctATATGTTGAAAACGATGTAGACATTGCAggcaaatacaaaaataaaataaatctcctATATGTTGAAAACGATGTAAAAATATCGCGCTCTCTATTCACGTGATTTATTTTGTGTTCCCTGAAATCTTTCCAGACCACATTGTAAATCTGTGCGTTTGTTACAAGCCCAGGGTACATTATAATGTAATACTTGAGCcaatatgttaattattaacaCGTTGTTTCGTAACATTACGACATTTCCGTCCTATtaacttataatgttataaaaattataaataagtaaattcaTATTGCCTcttcttattattttttttgtctacaGTCCCTCCTGAACTCCTCTGCGAAAGCCaataagaagaagaaaaagaagactGCCGAGGAACCTATGGAAGTCGAAACCGTTGCCTAGCAACCATCTAATTCCTTTGAAGAAATCTATTTGAAATCAACAGCTATCGCATTACCCTCTAAGGACTCTACAGACTTCATTCAAGCTTAGATTTCTCAAATTGATACTATCATCGTAAACCCCTCCACAGATTGATGttaatgaaattataaatgTGTGTATGAAATTGTTATCGTAATTATTGTTCATCTAGGTGTTTTCTCTAAGAAACTAACGACTAGTAATGACCTATCATATCCTACAAGACAATAGAGCACTCCTTTTTGTATTTCATTCCAAAATTTTTTGTAGCTACGATTTTGTGACGTCTTTGATAGATGAATGCTTTGTACATACTtaacacctacataataaaaaCGGAGCATAATGTGAAAGCAGACTACATACATTTGACAACCATTCCTTAGTGATGTTATTTGATTGATCACTTTTTTGTGCACAAATCCGTTCTCACTATGAATAAATTGTAACCCATTCAATCTCGATGTTCGTGTTCTGTGACCGGGCTGTCTCTGCTAGGAATGTTAAGTTATCCAGTTGTGTGACACTTGTGAGAAAGGAATAAATCAAACTGTGCCACATTGTGGGCTGTTttttaacaaacgttttttatttatcaaaccCGTACCTATATtctggtttttttattccgtagactaaaatg
It encodes the following:
- the LOC134743517 gene encoding proliferation-associated protein 2G4, giving the protein MADDKEVEKTIAEDLVVTKYKLAGQIVNRVLEQVLAKCVPDASAREICEFGDKTILDETSKVFKKEKDSKKGIAFPTCVSVNNCICHFSPIPSETDYILKQGDLVKVDLGAHIEGFIAVVAHTVCVGVGEVTGRAADVLLAAHYASEAALRLLRPDNENYAVTDAVQKISAEFGCKPVEGMLSHQLKQFRIDGEKSIIQNPSEAQRKEHEKCTLETYDVYAMDVLVSTGEGVGREMDTRCTIYKKTEEIYQLKLKASRMFYSEVRNKHGSMPFNLRSFDKETSARLGVVECVNHKLIEPFQVLYERPGELVAQFKFTALLLPGGTHRITGLPFDKAGCKSERAVKDPELQSLLNSSAKANKKKKKKTAEEPMEVETVA